A segment of the Planctomycetota bacterium genome:
GCCAACACGCCCGGCCTCTACGACCGCGTGCTGCGCCAGGCCTGCAACATCCGCACCTGTCTCACCCAGTGCGGCTCGACCGACCTCGGGGGCACGCCGCTCCTCACGCCCGTGATGCCGCTGGCCTACGAGATGGAGACGTGGCAGGCCCTGAGCCGTCCGCCCTTCGAGCCCAACGCCGCCGTCCGCTCGCTCGACGACACGCTCGACGCGGTCCGCCGCTACGTCGTCCGCGTGAAAGCCGAGGGCGCCGTGGGGCTCAAGATGATGTCGAATCCCTACAAGGACCCAAAGCGCGAGGAGGCCCTGAGCGCCTTCGAAAGTCTGCGGAGCGGCGCCGTCAGCCGCCTGCCCGTGCCCAATCCGCTGCGCGACTACGTCGTGGACCAGGCTATCTCCGCCGCCGCCGACAACGACCTGGTCGTCTGCGTGCACACGGGCTACTGGGGCGACTTCCGCCTGCTCGACCCGCTGCACATGATCCCCATCCTCCAGCGCCACCCGCGGGCGCGGTTCGACATCTACCACGTGGGCTATCCCTGGGTGCGCGAGGCCCTGATGCTGGGCAAAGGCTTCCCCAACGTGTGGCTGAACTTCTGCTGGACCCACATCATCTCGCAGAAGTTCGCCATGGACGCCCTGGACGAGGCGATTGACCTGATCCCGATGAACAAGCTGCTGGCCTTCGGCGGCGACTATGGGGTGCCCGTCGAAAAGGTTTACGGCCACCTGGTCATGGCCCGCGAGGACGTGGCCCGCGTGCTGGCCCGCCGCATCGCCGACGGCCAGATGACCGCCGCCCAGGCCCTCGCCCTGGCCCGCCAGTGGTTCGTCGAGAACCCCAAAGCCCTTTATCGCCTGAAGGCATGAAGAGCGCGGGGGGAACTTCCCGCAGGAAGTTCCCCCCACATCCCCTTCAAGGACTCCCAAGCGTAGCTGTCGGGGTGTGCGGCGACAGTCGCGCACGGCCCGGAACCTGCGTGGGAGTTCTTGGGAAGGAGGGGGGTGGGGGGAGGAAGCCCTTCCTGCGAAGAAGGGCTTCCTCCCCCGCTTCCGAACTCAGCCGAGCGCGACTTCCACCGCGCGCTCGCCGCGGCGGGCGAGGGTGAAGCGGCCCTTCAGCCCGGCGCCGGACGGGAGCTTGGCGCGGACCTCGTGCTCGCCGAAGAAGCAGCGGAGCGTGGCGGCACCTGACGCGCCTGCCGTGACTCGGGCCTTCGTCGCCCACCGCCTGTGGAACGCCTCCATCAGCCAATCATAGAGCGGCTTGGGCGACATGTCCTTGCGCACCAGGCCTGCGGGGGCGCCCTGCCAACTGCCGTTGTCCGAGAAGTCCCACCACGTGATCGCCTCGACGGCGGGGTGGCTGAAGAGGACGGCGTAGAATTGCTGGCCGTACTCCAGTTGGGCCTTCTCGCCATCGGGCGTCGAGTGCCAGTCGTCGCGGCGCTTGTGCCAGTCATCATCTTTCTTGAGCTCGCCCGAGAGAACGGTGGCCTCGGTGAAGTGGAGCGGAAGGCCGAAGCGGGCGTAGGTGTCGCACACGCTCCAGAGGCGCTCGATGGGCCAGACGCCCTTGTGCATGTGGCTCTGGATGCCAATCGTCTTGACAGGGGCCTTCGCGTCGAGGAGCGCCTGCATCAGCTTCTCGAAGTCGGGCGAGACGTTGAAGTCGTTGTACAGCAGCGTAGCCTTGGGGTTCGCGGCATCGGCCCAGCGGAGGGCGTCGGCCACGCAGGCGGCGGCGCCGCGGGCCTTCATCCAGCGGCCCACCGCGTTGTCGAAGCGCGCGCTCACGGTCGCCTCGTTCACCACGTCCCAGAGGTCAATCCGCCCCTGGAAGTGCGAGACGATATGCCTGACGCGCTCTTCCTGGCGCTTCAGCACGTCGGCGTCGGGCAGGGCCTCGGCCCACTTGGGGAAGACCTCGTGCCAGACGAGCGGGTGGCCTTTGGGGGTGATGTGATTGTCGCGGCACCAGGCCGCCATCACGTCGAGGCGGGCTTCCTGGGTCGCGCCTTGCTGCGGCTCGTAGCCGCCCCAGTAGAAGGGCAGGGTGGCGTAGTTGAGCAGTCCGGCGAAGCGCTCGTAGTAGGCGCGCTGGAGCGCCGCGTCCTCGATGGCCCCGATGCGGAAGGCGTTGGCGCCGAGCTTGAACTCGTGGCGGGCGAGCCACACCTCGGCCTCCACGCCCGCCAGCGCCTCGCCCGCCGCGTCCACAAAGCGCAGCGACGCCTCCGCCGTCCGGTGCTCCTGAATGCGCGCCTCGGCCCCCTTGAGGATTTCGTCCCGGTTCATCGGCTGGTTCCTTGCGTTTACCCTCCCGAAGGTGCTGAAACCTTCGGGAGGGACAGAGGTAGGGCGTGCATACCTGCACGCGGTATGGCTTTATCGAAGCAACTGCGCCTCGGCCCAGTCGCCGTGGTCGCCGCTGATGCCGTCGCCGCCGTCGAGGGTCAGAAGCTCAAGCGTCGTGCCACGCGAGACGTCCACCTCGACCTGTTTGGCGGCGGATGCCTTGGTCATCGGGCCGCTGTCGAAGAGCTTCTTGCCGTCGAGTTTCACCTGGAAGACGATGGTGCCCTCCTGGGCGTGCTCGTCGCGGCCGACGAGGCAGCGGAAGGACCTGAATCTTCCCCCGGTCAGATAGTAGACGATGCGGCTCTCGGCATGGGTGCCGAGGCCGCGGGCGAACTTGCGGCCCGCGATGATCATCGGCTTCTCCCACACGCTCTGATTGGTCTGGAGCTTGCCCCAGCCGAGCGTCACATCGTCGGGCGGAAGCTCGTCGAGCCAGGCGGTCGGCGCATCGGCCTTCGGCCACACGCGCGGCGCCGTGAAGACCTTTGCCGCCTGGATCGTGATGATCTCGCGCTGGCTGTTCTGGCCAATCGGCAGCGGGAGCGGCTCGCGCGGCTTCGGCGACTCGCCCTTTGCCAGCGGGTGCTCGGCCCAGAGCCACCAGCCCGCTTCGCAGCGGCCAAGACCCCCGCCGTTAGCGGCCTTGATGGTGACCGCCACATCGCTCTTGCCCGCGGGCAGGTCGAACTCGAACCAGGTCCAGGAGTGTTTCGAGTGGGCTTGGTCGGCCCCCGAGCGAACCACACGGACAGGCACGGACTTGTCACGGACAAGCGCAGCGCACTCGACGACGCCCACGCCGCCACGCGGGTCGGCGAGGAGGTGCATCGTGGCCTTTGCCCCATCGGGCACCACCGCTATGCACTTGCCCGCGATTTCCTCCGCCTGAAGGGCCAGGCCGGTGCCCTCGACCTTGCAGGCAGGCGCCTGCGGACCTTCGCCGGCCGCAGCGAATGGCGGGGCTTGCGTGAGCTGGATGAGCAGCGTCTCATAGCCCTGAAGCGTGAGGTCGAGGGCGCTGCCATGCGACAGCCCCGTCTTCAGCACCTCGTGGCGGGGGTAGACTGTGGCCGCCACAAGCGGGCCGGCGACCGCCTCGCGAGGCCAGCCAACCGATTCGTCGAGCTTGAGGCGAACCTTCTGTGGCTCTATGAACGGGTTCCTCAAACAGATGATGCCGCGGTTGGCGGCGAAGTGGGCGTAGCCGTACCACTCGCGCTTAAAGGGGTCGCCGCCGATTAGGGCCGTGTGCCCGAGCGTGGCCGCGTTGTGGCGGGTCCACTTGAGCACCGAGGCGAGGAAGGCCCAATCGTCCCTGCCAGCGGCCGCGGTGCGGCCGGGCTCCGCGTCCCCCCGCGGAGCGGCGGGACGAGAGGGGGAGGTGAAGAACTTGGGGTTGATGTAGAGGGTGAGGAGCCGGCATCCGCGGCCGACGACCGCGATGGCGTTGTCCTCCCACTTCTCGGGCGTGATGACGATGATGCCGAGATGCTCGATGGCGGAGGGCGGATAGCCTGGGTGCTCGCGGACCCGCTGGCGGAAGACGGCGTCGCGGGTCGTTGTCGCGCTGTCGCGGACGATGGGCGCGGGGACGATTACGTCGGGGTAGTCACCCGACACGTTCCCCCAGATGGAATCGCAGTAGAGGAGCCACCAGGGGCTGAGCCACATGCCGCAGGTGGGGTCGAGGAAGATGCCCGGCTTGGCTTGCTTCGCCGCGGTCATCAGCTCGATGAAGGCGTCAATGTTGGCCTCCTGGGCGTAGGGGCCGGGCAGGTGGCCGTGGTCCTTCGCCTCGCAGCTCGGGCAGAAGCCGTCGAACTTGTAGAAGGCCAGGTCGTACTGCTTGGCGAGGGCGGTGACGCGCGCGGCGATGTCGCGGCGGTACTTCGCGCCGCTCTGGCAGCAGTACCAGGGATTGGAGTTGTGCTCGTAGCCGAGCTTGGCCAGGTGGGGCGCGTGGCTGTAGCCCGACGATGGCGAGAGCCAGAGGCCGAGGTTCGCCTTCATCGCCTTCAGCGGCTCGACGAGTGGCCCGAAGCCGTTGGGGAATCGCTCGGGCACGATGTCCCAGAGCGTCTCCTTCTTGTCCCAGCCGTCGTCGATCGTGAAGGTGTCGAACGACTCGCCGTGGGGGTCGAAGAGTTTCTCCTTGAAGAGCCTGATCAGCTCCACGCAATTCTTCTCGGTCGGCGGCATCAGCGTCCACCAGGTGTTGTAGTTCACGAAGAGCCTTTGCTCCTTCGGTGTGGCCTGGATGGAGGCGATGTAGTCCTGGAAGCGTTGCGCCACGCGGCCTGGCTCGGCGACGCCGAGGACGGCGGTCTTGCTCACGAAGCGGTCGGCCGTGCGGCCGGGGTAGTGCGTGAGCTTCACCGTGCCATTGGCGAAGCTGTTGTGGCCGCCCGGGAACTCGAGGCCCCAGAACGTATCTTCGAGCAGCACCGGTTGCCCAAAGCCCTGACTGGATGCCTTCCCTTCGACGCCGATGCTCCACGCATCTACCTGGCGGATCGGGAGCGCGTGGGGTGCAGAAAGCTCGATATGTCGGCGGAGGAAGGGCGCCGTGCCAATGGAGTAGACGACCTGTAGCTGGATGCCCTCCCCCTGGTTCTCGTAGACGAGTGAATGCCGCGTCTCAACGCCCTGGCGCTTGCTATCGAGTCGTTTGTAGGCGAAGTCTGCCAGGCGAAGTGGCGCCCGCCCCTCGCTGGCCACGCAGATATCGTCCGCCTTGACGGGGAGCGCGCGATTCCCTGCGAGGATGTTCTCGATCCGGAACAGACGCGGTTGCCCGCCTTCAGAGCGGAAGCAGAGCTTGAGGTGATCGTTGCCGAGCACAAGGTCCTCGACGCTGCGCTTCGCGTCCGCCGGCTCGCCGGCCGCTGCGGCGCCGGCAGCCAGCACCGCGAGGACGCAGTGCCATGCGAGTGGCTTCATCTCAGAGCCCCTTCATCCAAGGGCCTTCAGTTCGGCGAGCAGTTGGCTGGCCAGTTGGGGGTGGGTGGAGCGAATGAACTCGATGCGGCCGCGGAGGGCGTGGGCGAAGTGGGGGTGCTTGCCGCGGTTCTGGGCCTCCAGGCCGGTCTTGCGGGCGTTGTGGAGAATGGCGCGGAGCCTCCGCCGATAGGCCCGCGGCACGCGCGGGCCGTCGTTGACGACGAGGCCCGTGACCTCCTGGCGTGCGCCGCGGCGGGCGTAGTGGGTCTTGCCCTTCTTGAGCTTGAAGCCCTCGTTGCTGACGATCTGGTGAACCAGGGGGAGGAAGCGCTTGAGGGAGCGCGCGAATGCCTCGTCGCCGCTGAAGGTCAGGTCGTCGGCATAGCGGGTGTAAACGCAACCGAACTTCGCGGCCAAGCCGTCCAGCCGGGCGTCCAGGTGGCGACAGGCGAGGTTGGCCAGGGCGGGGCTGGTGGGCGCGCCCTGGGGGAGCATGCGGTGCCGCTGGCCGCCGACGAACTCGCGTACCTTCTCCGCCGGCCTCACCGTGCACAGCAGCGCCAGCGGAATCGCCATCTCCTCGCCGTAGCCGAGCGACTGGAAGATGCCGCGCACGCGCCGATAGGTGACGGACGGGAAGAAGTTGTCCAGGTCGAGCGTGAGCACGATGTCCCTGCCCGCGTGGGGCGCGGCGTTGGTGAGGATCGAGCGGGTCTCGACGAAGCCGTGGGCGCTCTCGCTGGCGTGGGTCTTCGCCAGAATCTCGCGGCGAATCCACTGCTGCGCGGCCTTGAGCCTGGGCTTGGGCGCGTAGAGCACGCGGTAGCCGCCCGAGCGCTTGGGCACGGCGAAGGCGGAGTAGTGGGGCGGCTCTTTCGCCGCGTCGGGGAACGTGAGCCAGTCGAGGGCGCCGCGAGGGATGCCGAGCGCCTGGGCCAGGTCATCGCGGCTGGCAAGGTTCGGCAGGCCGTTCTCCGCGAGCAGTTGCGGGCGATGGGCCGCCGTGGCGCGTAGCCGCTGGCGCCCCCGGGGGACCTCCGCACCTGGCCCATCGCCGTAGCGCCGCGGCGAGGCAAGCCCCGCCAGGAAGCGGAGCAGAACCCACAGAGCGATGACGCCGAAGACGACCCAGAGGATGTTCATTCGAGCGGCAATCGGAAATCGGCGACCGGAAGTCAAGAGCCGGGGCGGGGAGGGCTTTACATCGCTCTCCTGTGCTGGAGATGACGGGAATTCGCGGAATTCCCTCATCTCCAGCGGGCGTGAAGCGAGCCAAGGCACGTCCGCGGCGTAACACCGCAGCGACACTTTCGTGTCGGCTAAAGCCGCGCTCCCCGCCCCGGGGTCTGTGTTTCAGAGAGCACTGGGCAGTGCACAGTAGATAGAGTACAGAAGCAGATGCAGAGCTGTCAAGCCTTCACCTTGCCCAGACGGACGGTCTCGCCGGTGGCGGCAGAGTTGACGATGGCGTCGAGGACTCGGATGGGTTCGAGCATCTGCTGGTCGGTGAGGGGACGCTTGCCGGTACGGAGCATCCGCAGGATGCGCGTGAGGCCGGCGCTATAGCAGTCCGAGATGTCCAGCGCCCCGCCGGCCACGCCCTCCTTGCAGAAGGCCGTGGCATAGAAGCCGTGCTTCGAGTCCGCCAGCAGGTGCAGCGTAGCCGTCCGCCCGTCGCCGTAGGACACGGCGGCGACGGTGTTCTTGCCGCTCTGACGCGCCGCGACTTCCGTGACCCCCGTGCCCATGACCTGCTGCATCGTCTCGACCGCGTGGATGGCGTAGAAATGGATGCCGCCGTACTCGCTCGTGGGGTCCGAGGGGCAACCGAAGACGCCGCTGCGGACGCCGCCCAGCTCGGCGCACTTGCCAATCAGTTCCTGCGTCCCCTTCGCCCAGCGAATGGTCGAGTACGAGGTCAAGAGCACCCTGTTGCGATTGGCGAGCGCCAGAATCCGTTTCGCATCGGCGGCCGAGCAGGCGAGCGGCTTATCTACGAACGCGGGAATGCGCGCCTGGAGGAACGGCTTGACGTAGCGGAGATGCAGCCCGCCGTGGCGGAAGACCACGAAGACGGCATCTACCATGCCGATCATGTCGGTCGGCTTCCTCACGATCGTGGGGATCCGGCCCGCGGCAGCCACCTCCTCATTGCGCTCCGGCACGAGGCCGAAGAGCGCAACCACCTTCGCCCCGCGGATGGCCTTCTGCTCGGGCGTGTCGTTCAGGTTGCACAGTTGCGACAGCGCGATGGCGTGCGAATTGTCGGACCCCACGATGCCGATGCGAATCACGTCGTATCTCCTCAAGGAACGCGGGGCAAGCTCCTTCGTGCGCACAGGTTAGATCGGCGTGGGCCGCGTGTCAAGCGCGGCTGGCCCAACGCGGTTCCCCCGGAATTCGGCTTGACACACCCGTGCGGGCGATCTAGCATAGGAGAGTTCCAATGGCGCCGCACCCGGGGCGGCATGCGCAACGTCCTCGAGGCGGGGCATGGCAAACGTGGAGTTCGAGACCCTGGCCGCGCTGCTGGAGCGCGAGGGTGCGCTGTCGGGCGACCGTGCGCTGCCGCTCTTGCGCGAGGCCACGCGCACGCTCTCGGACGCCCACGCCGCGGCCATCCTGCATTGCGATCTTCGCCCAGGGACACTGCTCGTGGCCGGCGACGGCCGCGTGCTGCTGGCCGAATCGGCTCTCTCGCGCCGGCTGGGCGAGCCTCGCCAGCCCGACACCCCCGCCACCGAGCGGATCGCCTCGCCGCTCTACTACCCGCCCGAGGCGGCTCAGGGCCTGCCGCTCGACGCCCGCACCGACCTCTTCCTCCTCGGGGCCACCTTCTATCACGCCATGACGGGCGCCCCCCCGTTCGATGGGGAAGACCCGGAGGCTCGCGCACTCCAGTACATTCGCCACGACGTGCCCCCGCTCGAGGAGCGCGTGCCCGGCACGCCCGTGCTGCTCAACGTGCTGATGCAGAAACTCCTGCGGCGCAACCCCGACGAGCGTTACCAGAGCGCGGCCGACCTGCTCGACGCCGTCGAGCGCACCGAGCGCATGCTCCAGAAGCGCCAGGAGGCGCGGCGCGCGCCGGCTTCGGCCGGTGCGGCGTCCACCGACACGCCGCGGCACGGCAAGCGCCCGCGCGCCCGGCAGGGCACGGCCGCTGCCGAAGCCCAGGCCGAGCGGCATCCCACCACCCGCCGCGCCGCCGCGAAGGCGCCGCTCTGGCAGTCCAAGCCCATCCTCTACGGCGGAGCCGCAGCGGCCCTGGCCCTGGTCGTCCTCGTCGCGCTGCTGTCGCGCGGCGGCAGCAAGCCTCAGGCCACGAAGCCTCCGGCGGCCCTGAGCACCGCCTCCGCAGTCGCGCCCCCGAGCACGCCGGCGGCCACGGCACGCAAGGAGCCGCCCAAGCCCGTCGTCGAGCCTCCCAAGCCCAAGCCCAAACCAAAGACGAGCACGCCCGCGCCCCCTCGCGAGGAGTACACACCGCCCAAGCCCCAGGATCCGCCCGAGGTGACCCCGAGGCGCTGGAAAGCAGTCCAGGGCGCAGCGGCCGGCACCGAGACCTATGAGGAGTTCCTCAAGCGAACCAAGGGCATCGAAGTCGTGGACTACGAGGACTACGTGGTCAACTGGGAGTATGCCGGCCCCTACCACGATCCCGCCTGCGCGGAGAAGTGCGGCCCCTTCGACAACGAGTTCCCGCCCGAGAAGCCGGGGGAGACGCCCACTTGGGCGCCCATGCCCAAGGGCACCGACGCCGGTCGGCCCTGGCTCTTCAACTTCCGCCAGATCACCGAGATCGCCCAGGTGGCCAGCGAGCGTGCCGCC
Coding sequences within it:
- a CDS encoding amidohydrolase family protein, whose translation is MLSETAQALLRDMAEFEIIDCHEHLGPERNRVAAQVDVFTLFAHYTRGDLAVAGMSDAQYQSLFNRDIPLARRWAVFEPFWEQIRWGSYARAALLAAQRFYGADDINARTFEAISEAMQQANTPGLYDRVLRQACNIRTCLTQCGSTDLGGTPLLTPVMPLAYEMETWQALSRPPFEPNAAVRSLDDTLDAVRRYVVRVKAEGAVGLKMMSNPYKDPKREEALSAFESLRSGAVSRLPVPNPLRDYVVDQAISAAADNDLVVCVHTGYWGDFRLLDPLHMIPILQRHPRARFDIYHVGYPWVREALMLGKGFPNVWLNFCWTHIISQKFAMDALDEAIDLIPMNKLLAFGGDYGVPVEKVYGHLVMAREDVARVLARRIADGQMTAAQALALARQWFVENPKALYRLKA
- a CDS encoding endo-1,4-beta-xylanase: MNRDEILKGAEARIQEHRTAEASLRFVDAAGEALAGVEAEVWLARHEFKLGANAFRIGAIEDAALQRAYYERFAGLLNYATLPFYWGGYEPQQGATQEARLDVMAAWCRDNHITPKGHPLVWHEVFPKWAEALPDADVLKRQEERVRHIVSHFQGRIDLWDVVNEATVSARFDNAVGRWMKARGAAACVADALRWADAANPKATLLYNDFNVSPDFEKLMQALLDAKAPVKTIGIQSHMHKGVWPIERLWSVCDTYARFGLPLHFTEATVLSGELKKDDDWHKRRDDWHSTPDGEKAQLEYGQQFYAVLFSHPAVEAITWWDFSDNGSWQGAPAGLVRKDMSPKPLYDWLMEAFHRRWATKARVTAGASGAATLRCFFGEHEVRAKLPSGAGLKGRFTLARRGERAVEVALG
- a CDS encoding NPCBM/NEW2 domain-containing protein, which produces MKPLAWHCVLAVLAAGAAAAGEPADAKRSVEDLVLGNDHLKLCFRSEGGQPRLFRIENILAGNRALPVKADDICVASEGRAPLRLADFAYKRLDSKRQGVETRHSLVYENQGEGIQLQVVYSIGTAPFLRRHIELSAPHALPIRQVDAWSIGVEGKASSQGFGQPVLLEDTFWGLEFPGGHNSFANGTVKLTHYPGRTADRFVSKTAVLGVAEPGRVAQRFQDYIASIQATPKEQRLFVNYNTWWTLMPPTEKNCVELIRLFKEKLFDPHGESFDTFTIDDGWDKKETLWDIVPERFPNGFGPLVEPLKAMKANLGLWLSPSSGYSHAPHLAKLGYEHNSNPWYCCQSGAKYRRDIAARVTALAKQYDLAFYKFDGFCPSCEAKDHGHLPGPYAQEANIDAFIELMTAAKQAKPGIFLDPTCGMWLSPWWLLYCDSIWGNVSGDYPDVIVPAPIVRDSATTTRDAVFRQRVREHPGYPPSAIEHLGIIVITPEKWEDNAIAVVGRGCRLLTLYINPKFFTSPSRPAAPRGDAEPGRTAAAGRDDWAFLASVLKWTRHNAATLGHTALIGGDPFKREWYGYAHFAANRGIICLRNPFIEPQKVRLKLDESVGWPREAVAGPLVAATVYPRHEVLKTGLSHGSALDLTLQGYETLLIQLTQAPPFAAAGEGPQAPACKVEGTGLALQAEEIAGKCIAVVPDGAKATMHLLADPRGGVGVVECAALVRDKSVPVRVVRSGADQAHSKHSWTWFEFDLPAGKSDVAVTIKAANGGGLGRCEAGWWLWAEHPLAKGESPKPREPLPLPIGQNSQREIITIQAAKVFTAPRVWPKADAPTAWLDELPPDDVTLGWGKLQTNQSVWEKPMIIAGRKFARGLGTHAESRIVYYLTGGRFRSFRCLVGRDEHAQEGTIVFQVKLDGKKLFDSGPMTKASAAKQVEVDVSRGTTLELLTLDGGDGISGDHGDWAEAQLLR
- a CDS encoding reverse transcriptase family protein; the encoded protein is MNILWVVFGVIALWVLLRFLAGLASPRRYGDGPGAEVPRGRQRLRATAAHRPQLLAENGLPNLASRDDLAQALGIPRGALDWLTFPDAAKEPPHYSAFAVPKRSGGYRVLYAPKPRLKAAQQWIRREILAKTHASESAHGFVETRSILTNAAPHAGRDIVLTLDLDNFFPSVTYRRVRGIFQSLGYGEEMAIPLALLCTVRPAEKVREFVGGQRHRMLPQGAPTSPALANLACRHLDARLDGLAAKFGCVYTRYADDLTFSGDEAFARSLKRFLPLVHQIVSNEGFKLKKGKTHYARRGARQEVTGLVVNDGPRVPRAYRRRLRAILHNARKTGLEAQNRGKHPHFAHALRGRIEFIRSTHPQLASQLLAELKALG
- a CDS encoding Gfo/Idh/MocA family oxidoreductase; translated protein: MIRIGIVGSDNSHAIALSQLCNLNDTPEQKAIRGAKVVALFGLVPERNEEVAAAGRIPTIVRKPTDMIGMVDAVFVVFRHGGLHLRYVKPFLQARIPAFVDKPLACSAADAKRILALANRNRVLLTSYSTIRWAKGTQELIGKCAELGGVRSGVFGCPSDPTSEYGGIHFYAIHAVETMQQVMGTGVTEVAARQSGKNTVAAVSYGDGRTATLHLLADSKHGFYATAFCKEGVAGGALDISDCYSAGLTRILRMLRTGKRPLTDQQMLEPIRVLDAIVNSAATGETVRLGKVKA